A single genomic interval of Argopecten irradians isolate NY chromosome 8, Ai_NY, whole genome shotgun sequence harbors:
- the LOC138328883 gene encoding uncharacterized protein, whose amino-acid sequence MDGLQKKAVQQTFTFLVNYVDPLHIIAQLYEQEAVTQEVMKQILHDNVRHKRAMIFFVEIVNTCPFDVLIDCMKKTQHGFVAEKLLEQYHQLVTKQNAFVQPGILHMVDIPHGRYIGEELALFLENGEIDKFEWNVFSIVSKWYVEYKSMTPSIEKSRVARVVMDAKTAWIKFLVEAGQKCDILAEIDDVKNMTVQTDNPVTSLCKVLAYQAQMMMIQKKGDIDGTLHEYKRIKAKAESERLDAFEATRFYITDFLIDYRSYERTGKREIKDRIKTSLDKMTDLADRLADRNEAVKEHLSVYVRRCQLVKLLLYLGMTHKGKLLPGPVSEEDLKSAKSDLEQTCRDGEFENLKKGWKMMVHVAQARLRQLEGNHEGAFQQAKFAKDLSNQLEHRFEERQNITELLENIHSTRTNP is encoded by the coding sequence ATGGACGGGTTACAGAAAAAGGCTGTGCAACAAACATTTACTTTCTTAGTAAACTATGTCGATCCTCTACATATTATTGCACAACTGTATGAACAGGAAGCGGTGACTCAAGAAGTAATGAAACAGATTCTTCATGACAATGTCAGGCATAAAAGAGCCATGATATTTTTTGTGGAAATTGTGAACACATGTCCTTTTGATGTACTAATAGATTGCATGAAGAAAACACAACATGGATTTGTGGCTGAAAAATTACTTGAACAGTACCACCAACTGGTTACAAAACAAAATGCGTTTGTGCAACCCGGAATACTCCATATGGTTGATATTCCACATGGCAGATACATCGGCGAAGAACTCGCTTTGTTTTTAGAAAATGGAGAAATTGACAAATTTGAATGGAATGTTTTCAGCATTGTTTCGAAATGGTATGTCGAGTACAAAAGTATGACGCCATCGATAGAGAAGTCTCGCGTGGCGCGCGTCGTCATGGATGCCAAAACAGCGTGGATAAAGTTCCTGGTTGAAGCAGGACAAAAGTGCGATATCCTCGCAgaaattgatgatgtgaagaaCATGACAGTTCAAACTGATAATCCAGTAACATCTTTGTGCAAGGTATTGGCTTATCAAGCACAAATGATGATGATCCAAAAGAAAGGTGACATTGATGGCACTTTACACGAATATAAAAGGATCAAAGCGAAAGCTGAGTCAGAACGTTTGGATGCCTTTGAAGCTACGCGTTTCTATATTACCGATTTCCTCATTGACTACAGGTCTTATGAACGTACAGGAAAGCGAGAAATTAAAGACAGAATCAAAACCTCGCTGGATAAAATGACTGACCTTGCGGATAGATTAGCTGATCGAAATGAAGCTGTGAAGGAACACTTATCTGTTTACGTCAGAAGATGTCAATTGGTGAAGCTTTTGTTATACCTTGGCATGACACACAAGGGGAAACTTCTCCCGGGACCTGTGTCTGAAGAGGATTTAAAGTCTGCAAAGTCGGATCTCGAACAGACCTGTAGAGATGGAGAATTTGAAAACTTAAAGAAAGGATGGAAAATGATGGTCCATGTAGCTCAAGCGAGGTTGCGACAGTTAGAAGGAAACCATGAAGGAGCCTTCCAGCAGGCGAAGTTTGCGAAGGATCTGTCTAATCAGTTGGAGCACCGTTTTGAGGAACGGCAAAATATTACTGAACTTTTGGAAAACATCCATTCCACAAGAACAAATCCTTAA